The DNA sequence TCAgaatgtgatgtgaggggggatcaTCAGACATCCAGTCTGGAGATCTGCTGACCATTGAGAGGGGGAAAACGATGAAAACATGAGCGACATTAAACTGATCGTCCTGGGCAGCCCTGGAGCTGGAAAATCTGGTAACttcctaaatatttttttatagaaataGAGAAATGCAAGGGGTCATGTCAGGAAGGATTTGGTGCTTTTTTTCACCCGTCTCTTAGTTATGAAGATGTCTGAAAGATGAACTTTCTTTGTTATCTATAGCAGCCAATCAGGTTCTTTCTTACAAGTGATTGAGAAGCAAGATTCAACATGTCAAATAATCACAGTGTTAGGAAGAATAGATCATTTTTACTTTGATCGTGCTGTGTGTTTATTTTGTGACACAGTTGTACACAAAACTAAAGATAACTGTGAGCAGATATTTAGGTTCCAGCACAGATTTACAAGTGAAACGAAAGATCTCATTGGTCACCTTGGGAAATACTCAAGGATTTTGAAGGAGAAATGGCAGCCAGTCAAATATTTCCCACTAATTTTCTGCGCAGACCAACTCCTAATATATGCTTGTATTCATTGGTCACCTTGGGAAATACTCAAGGATTTTGAAGGAGCAATGGCAGCCAGTCAAATATTTCCCACTAATTTTCTGCGCAGACCAACTCATAATATCTGCTTATATATAGGGCTACTGCACAAAAAAAGGAACTATCATCATGGATATTTTTGCATAATTTCATTGatttagcttggaccaatgtaactatgcatataccgtACTTGTGATTCCCTctagaagttggaaatcactgtagcaggCACCCCTACTACAAGGATCTCTACTAGCATCCAGGTCCCAGAAGAGGATGAGGTGGAGATCGTTATGTCACCACCAAGCATCTCCACCTTATCCAGAGAACACTTtacatttattgagaaaatgcaaaatgaACTCTAAATGGTGCTTGCGCTCagcggccaacctcctgtgtttagaatgcagCAGGACAGCTGCTTGGCACAGTACCCGCGTACATATTTGCCAGTACACCATGAATCTTCAAGTAATGTCCAAACTCTTGGCACAGTACCCAGAAACTagtggaaatcactgtaatagaggtgtctactacaatgatttcccacaggaatggtatatgcatagttacattggtccaagctgaaccaaagTAAGATTGTAAAATATCCTTGTTCAAGGTTGCACCCCTTACCAATGTTAAACCTATAAAGTGTCAAACCCTAAAAAGTGCTAAATGTCCTGTGGTCACGGTATTAGGTTCCAAAATGCTCCATGATTaattacatacacacacaaaaaagcaAAACAGCTAGCAGAAAAGTGTCACCATCAGAGGtagagaaacttctttataaacaGTACCCATGATATCTTAGATGTTCTCCTGTGAATCTCATCAGACAGGTCTATACACACACAGAACATGGGACATAAATATGGCTTTGCTTGATTATCATTATTTGTCAGCTGCAGGTTCATTTTCTTTTTGTCAATTTATATTCAGCTCTCATTGTTCGTTTCCTCACCGGAAGGTACATCAGCGAATATGCCTCAAACTCTGGTAAGAGAGACAACTGACACCCTTCTTCTTATTGGTGGAGGatgaattttatttaaaatacccaAAGTATTAAGACTTAGCTAGGACTAGGGTCAGGGTTAGCTTTGGAGTTTGGTAAGGGTTAAGGTTAAggtaggattagggttaaggttgggcTAGGATTAGAGTTGGGATAAAATAAGTGTTAGGTTTATTATAAAGTTTTTGGTTTACGTTATGGTCAGTATTAGCTTCAGGATTAGAGTTATAATAAGAATCAAGTTGGGATTAAGATCAGTATTTTGGGCCAGAATTAGGTTACAGTCCTTGAAAGGATTAGTGTTAGGTTTATGATATGGTTCAAGGTTAGGGTTAGTAAAGTTTAGGATTAACTTAATAGTAAGGGCCAAAATTAGGGATTAGGTTTAGGATAAGGATTAGGGTTAAGGCTGGTACACAAAGGGCCAAatattggctggttcagcagaaactgggtgacatttggcccatgtgtacagcagcctcTCCAGCAGAAGCTGGTCTAACCACCAGCCTTTAttgaacaggcatgctggaaaataaGCAATccaatcagcgcttgcagccaatggctgtgagcactgatcaCACCAATATCCATGATAAATGCTTAAGGATCCCACTCAGGCTGTCAAGGTCTGAGGAGTTGTATGCCACTGGCTGgatagtgagggtgcaggctgaggaaaggtgcgtccagacccaaagcatactgcaaaaataGCAAGAGATAGCCTGGCCGCTGCATACCTCACCCAGcctgagtggttagcaggtaaaagcagcctctgCTTGATTCACCCACGGTGCAAAACATGTTGGAGTTGTGGTCCAAGTAaatcgagctgaggctgcttttacctgctaacgaCTTAGGCCGGGGAAGGTGTGCGGCGGCcaggctatctcttcctattttCAAACCAATATCACTTCTACACAATTGAGTCGCTAGCACCACAATGATGTAAATCAtctaaaaatattataataatgtgccacagaaaaaataaataaaaaataaaactttcttaTAAATTAATGTGTGTCAGATATAACTGACACAACCAGGTGTCAGTTATTTGTCACCAAGTGCAACCAAATAAATAGTATATTTCTAAACAGAACATGTGAATAAATATgcattataaacaaataaatacatacattaaatTGGTCAACAGTGCACGGCGAATAAATAAACAACATTTAATAAATTCATCATATACAAAGTGCATAGTTCATAAACCAGCCTTACATTTTTCATGACAGCAACATAAAAATCACTTCAGAAAAGAAGGTATTGGAGGTGATTGATATTTTGTTAGCCTCTTCCCTTCAAGCTGGGAACCACGCTTTGTTCGGAACATTTATAATTTAAGGGCCAGCCTGGAAGGTGAGAGTGTGTTCACAAGGGAATGGTGGTGGTTACAATGAAATTGTTATTATACAAAGCTACAAAGTAACTATAAAGATCACAGAGCATTGTTTCCACACACTTATATAGCagggactatatatatattataataatttttttgtaattacaattttatgtTATGAGTATTCCACAGGTCTGATTTATGAGCTATGCACCATACACTCTGTATTTGATGAATTTAGTAACTCTTCATCACTGTGCACTTTTAActaattaaatgtatttatttatttgttattaatGCATATTTATTCACATCTTGCATTTGGAAGTATGTTATTTTATCGCACTTCAGTTATATTTGATGCACATTCACTTACATATTAggaggatttttttaaatttaatttagcaTGACACATTATTATATACACATAAATAGAAATAAACTGAGAGCAAATTTACTTGAAGGTAACTCTTCCGCATTTTCAGGTTTGGGTGGAGAGAGGAAAGGGATCACACCCCTATTAATATTAATTATTGTTTGTTTCCTCGTTGGGAAGATTACTCCTCACATTATATTAATGAAAGATGCAAATTTTAAATGAGATGAGATAAAAACTCCCCAGCAGAGGCAAAGAAGGTAATGGAACCTGAGAGGAATGGTTAGGGTGAATAGGGTTAAAGTTAGTTTTAGGATAAGTATTTGGAGTAGGGTCAGAGTTAGGATGATAAGTATAAGGATCAGGAACAGGGTCAGAGTTAGGATGATAAACGTTATGGTTAGGCTCACAATCAGTATTATGATCGGGAATAGGTTCAATGTTAAGATAAATAGGATCAGGAATAGGGTTAGATTTAGGATAATAACTGTTAGGCTCAGGGATAACTATTACGATCAGGAATAGGGTCAGAATTAGGATACATACAGTATGAGTTAGGCACAGGATAAGTATTAAGACCTGGAATAGGGTCAGAATTAGGATACATACAGTATGAGTTAGGCACAGGATAAGTATTAAGATCCGGAATAGGGTCAGAATTAGGATACATACAGTATGAGTTAGGCACTGGATAAGTATTAAGATCCAGAATAGGGTCAAAGTAAAGATAAGTATTAGACTCAAGATAAGTATTATGATCAGGAATAGGGTCAGAGTCAAGATGAATAAAATCAGCaatagggttagagttaggataATAATTGTTAGGCTCAGGGATAAGCATTAAGATCAGAAATAGGGTCGGAATTAGGATGCACTCCATAAAACACTCCAGCGCTAAATCCAGGGGTTCTCACTTTCACAGTGCTTCAATGTGCAATGCCTCTCTAAGGTGCAGCCCTTCTCAGACTGGGAAATCTTCAAAACACTGCAAAATCTATTTCAAAATGCAAGATAAATGGATACTCACAGGTGAATAAAAAATGAGCATGATCAGCTCTGAATAAAGGGGTCTGTGCCCCGAAAAACACGTTAGCAATCCTATTAGTTTTGGTCCCATGACGAGCACACCACGTTCATTTGAAGCTTGTGTGAATCATGCTCATTGTTTTTATCCACTTGTGAGAATCTATTTATCTTGATAAATGTATCAATGGTAATGCACAAGGTGTTTGCgccctcctgtgtgtgtttttcaGAATTAGGATAATAGATATAGGTTTGGCACAGGATAACTATTAGGATCTGGAATAGGGTCAGAGTAAAGGAGCTAAGTATTAAAGTTTGAGTCAAGTATTAGGATCGGGAATAGGGTCAGAGTTAGGATGAGAAGTATTAGTGTTACACTTAGGATAAGTATTAGAGTCAAGTGAATCGCAATCTGTATAGGCATTGCTCTGGATTTAGACTGCATCTTATCATAATCAATAATTTCCTCGACGTAGCAGGGTGTATCTAGATTGTGATCATCTGGTTTTGTTTCAGAATGTGTGTACACCAAACAGATGAATGTGGATGGGAGGCTGACCGGCCTGGAGATATATGACCCATGCTCACAGGTAATATAGAGAGACATCCAAACACATCTGTGTCATTAGATACAACCACTATGTAAGAGCTTTGTGGAGCACTTGTGTACATTTTTATCAGTGACAGTGCTTCTCACATTGTGTACTGGGGTCTCCTTTCACTGTCGTACAGTCTCTTTGTTCTTGTAAGTTTAGACTCAATGTAAATTACAATCACAGTGCATTCACTACTTTAATAGTGTTCACTACAAGCTGTCACTAACTCGTCACATGCTCAGACAGGGATGATGACATCACCACAGTATCACACTAACGGGATGCATGTGGCAAGCAGGATCGGTTTTAAACTCTGTTGCTGACCAGGGTCAGAGGTAGGAATCAAAACTGGAAACAATAGATACAGATAAAGGTATCAgggtcacatacctcccaactttttgagatgggaacgagggacacctagtagcaaaagtatgtaggcataggacacactctcTGCCATGCCCCCTTAGAGGAGtattatatccaaaaaaaaagaaaaaaaaacaagatttgtttttaccactactattcctttatactggcttttgaaatgtacaaatgcagcaatttagaaattgaaggAATGGTTTAGAACTAGAaaagataaatagtgtattttatatacaactatacagatcagaccaaaatgagggacaaatgaagaggaaaaagggacatgttccaaatcagggacagtcccttgaaatcagggtcagttgggagctatggggttaGTTTCCTGCTTGTTCTTGAAAATACATTACCATGATGCAGAATAGTAGTTCATTCCGGTCTGTCATTTCATGTGAATAAAAAGAAGCTGTCGATGAGCAAAGAACTGAGCCGGGCAGACGGTTTCTTGATTGTGTATGACATCAGCCGAAGATCGTCCTTTGTCTTCGCCAAGACTATAATCTGCAGCCTACGCGAGGCCAATGTCAGAATGTGTAGGAGGTAATGAGAAAGTGGGACAAGAAACTATTGCCTGATCAGAGTCTATCTGGATGTCATTCAGATTGTTGAGGCAAATACTGAGCACCAGGAATGTTAATGAGCAAACTCCAGCAATCAATTTGTTTTCTTATCCAAAATTATTTTTCTGAGTGATGCTGACAATAGTGATTCCTCAGTGTGCTAACCAATTCTGCCACTCGCCTCTAATGATCATTCTTGTTTTGTTATGTTTTGTCATTACACTTATAATGCCGTTTTATCACCATAGTTTTATATCtggctggagctcagctttaagctGACCAAATCTTCATGTATACCTGAGAAGATGACAAATTCCCTTTAAATAAGCCCATATATGGGCCCACATAGTGAGTCCAAATGTATATGGCTGTTATAAGGCCTTCACAATATATGTCTGGACACAATATTTACAAAGCCTTTTATCTGTAAATGTCTTGGGTTGTGCTGTCAGTGCATGGGGTCTCTCCACCATAATGTGGTTTCTCTGATATTGTCATGTTTGCCATTGCAGAGACACAGAGGCAGGGCTCTTCTTAATTGGTAACAAGCAGGACCTGTGCCACATGCGGGAGGTGCCACAAGAGGAAGCGCAGAAGGTGGCCTTGGAGCATCGCTGTCACTATTATGAACTCTCTGCAGCTGAACAATGCCAGGAGGTCAATGACATGTTTACCACCATCGTCAGAAATATCATCTTACAGAACAAAATAAAAGATAAGAGGCGGCCAAGTGGCTCCATGGCCAAACTGATCAGCAACGTCTTCGGGAAGAGGCGCAAATCCGTCTGAGCAGTTTTCATGTCATTTAATAGTAGAAAACAATATTGATTATTGCTCCACCCTCCTATACCTCCCCTGACTTTGCACAGATAGAAGGACCTAATTATATAGGTGATTATA is a window from the Aquarana catesbeiana isolate 2022-GZ linkage group LG03, ASM4218655v1, whole genome shotgun sequence genome containing:
- the RERGL gene encoding ras-related and estrogen-regulated growth inhibitor-like protein isoform X1, with the protein product MSDIKLIVLGSPGAGKSALIVRFLTGRYISEYASNSECVYTKQMNVDGRLTGLEIYDPCSQKLSMSKELSRADGFLIVYDISRRSSFVFAKTIICSLREANVRMCRRDTEAGLFLIGNKQDLCHMREVPQEEAQKVALEHRCHYYELSAAEQCQEVNDMFTTIVRNIILQNKIKDKRRPSGSMAKLISNVFGKRRKSV
- the RERGL gene encoding ras-related and estrogen-regulated growth inhibitor-like protein isoform X2 translates to MSDIKLIVLGSPGAGKSECVYTKQMNVDGRLTGLEIYDPCSQKLSMSKELSRADGFLIVYDISRRSSFVFAKTIICSLREANVRMCRRDTEAGLFLIGNKQDLCHMREVPQEEAQKVALEHRCHYYELSAAEQCQEVNDMFTTIVRNIILQNKIKDKRRPSGSMAKLISNVFGKRRKSV